In Desulfurococcaceae archaeon MEX13E-LK6-19, the genomic window AACATGCTCACGTATAAACTCTGAAGACTCTTTATATAAGTCATCTATTTTGACAAGAGTTCTTGTGGTAAAGCTTATGAGAGCACAGTTGTATCCCTGAAGAGCTACGCTTTTCTCAATAAGTTTCTGAACGTATTTGATAAAGTTTCTAGCACCAGAGACCGGTCCCTTAAAGTGAATAAGGATCTGGGTTCCAGGAAGCAGTCTCGAACCAAAAATCTTTCTTGCTGCTGAACATTCCACTTCTACGGGTTTTCTTCTTGTCAGAATTTTTTCAGCTATTCTATTGCTTACATAACTAAGGATTTTGATACCAGTGTTTGTGAAACCTATAAATAACTTATATACATTTACTGTTTTACCCCTAAACTTTTTCACAACTAATTTTCGTACAATACTTTTTTCTCCATAGATAGATGCAGAAAGTTCTATAACGATATCAGCGATATATTCGAGAAGTTTCACGTCCTCGTCATAATAGCTAAGAGTATCAGCAATAAGGACTAGTAGCAGGTCTTCCTGTTTGAATACTTGGTACAATGCCGTATGCAGGAAAGATCTTTTCATACCATAGTCTCTAAGGATTTTCACTAGAGGAGTGATGCTGTCAATAATAACTATTTTAGCTCCGCCAATGACTCTCTCCATTATACTCTTTGACAAGAAGTCTACAATAGATGTATCGTTTATCATAGGCAGGCTTATGATATTTATCAGTTTTTTATTAATAAGCTCTTTTAGATCTAAACCAATGCTCTCAGCTACTTTCAACAGTTTTCCAGCATCTTCATTAGTCAATATGTACAATACCTTGTCTCCCTGAAGAGCATTAGCCGTCGCCAATTGTAGAGAGAAAGCTGTTTTACCAGTACCGGGTAACCCCTCTATTAAGATGACATACCCGCCTGGAACAGGTCCGTAAAGTTCGTCTAGTTCCTGGATTCCCCATGAAAATGACTTTGGCATACTGCTACACCCCTATGAGATACTGACCAAATCCCGTCCCGCTATGTCCCCATATTTATTATCACACGACACCGTTTTATAGGGTTGTTCCAACCACATATAAACTGCAGTGGCTTATTTAAGTATTCATTGTAAATCTTAATTATGTTATGGGGGAGTGTAATGTCTCAACTACTAGTTCCTGTAGACGTGATCATAGACTCTAGGGAGGCTAGCAAGCATCCAGAGATCCCGAGAGAACTACGTAAACGAGGACTCTCGGTATCAATCCAGGCTCTTGAAGCTGGTGATTTCTATCTCCTTGCCGCCCCAGGTAAAAAGCCTCTTCTAGTTGAGAGAAAAACTGTGAGTGATCTACTCAATAGTATCCGGGATAACAGGATTTGGGAGCAAACAAAGCTACTTAAGGAAGCCGCCGAGAAAGATGGTGTACAGCCAATGATTATTATTGAGGGATGGATGGGTATTGTGGAGAAGTATAGGCAATGGCGGATCCAGAGCGTGTTACGTGTAATAGATACCATTATTCTCGAGTACAAAGTCCCCGTTCTCCATACACCCAACATCAAGGCTACTATAGAGTGGATTGCAGCGAAAGCAAAGAGCCTAGGCAGAACCAATGAGAAGAAAATAGTGAGGATGAGAACCGAGAAAAAGCCGATGACTCTACACGAGAAAATACTCTATGTAGCAGAAGGACTCGTTGGACCAACATTGGCGAGGAAACTACTCAAGCACTTTAAGACACTAAAAGCAGTAGCCAATGCAAGCATTGCAGAGCTGACGAGAGTGGAAGGCATTGGAGAAAAACGTGCAACAGAAATCTACGCGATATTCAACACACCATGGAGAGAACCAGGCAGTAAAGAGGATACGTCAAAGAAGAACTAATGCTATGCATTTCTATTACGAAAACATATACACTAGGCAATGTTGTTAAGACATGCACTAACGTCTTCTCCATCCCTAATAGCTGTGTAGAAACACCAGGCCTTACTCCGTCTAGGGGGATCCAATGCTATATGCTCCCATCCTACCACTCTACCGTCGCTATCGATCACTACTGCTTCCCAAGTACTATCTACACCTTCTTTAAGCATCTTGATTTCCGTTGAGAGACCTAGTTTATTTGCTTCAACCATACTTAACCCAATTCTCGTAACATGGAGTAACCCGATCCTCTCGTATATTGTTGGAATAACTCCTCTTACACTCTGCTCACCGTCATCCCTACCCGTGATTGCTTTAGCCGCTAAACGCGCATAATGGGCTGCAACAAAGCCGAGAGGCCTATAGATCTGTTTACCGGTCACATAGTCTCTACTCAATGCACAGTCTCCAACAGCATAAACGTCTTTTACCGTTGTCCTCCCCCATTCATCAACAACTAATGCCCCCTTTAGAGTCTCTAGCCCCGCGTCCCTTAGGAACTCTGTATTCGGTCTAACACCAGTAGCTACGACAACAGCATCAGCTGACATGAAGACACCGTTTCCAAGGAGTACTCCTCTTATCCTGTGTTCTCCCAGTATCTTCTTGGCTGCTACCCCTAGGAAGAGCTTTACACCATTCCTAGACAAGTATTCCTCGATAGGCTTGACTAACGGGTAATCGATTAACTGTGGGAGAACATGCTGCATGATCTCGACAACCGCGACTCTATGCCCCAGCCGGTTCAACGCCATAGCTGCTGTGAGACCAACAAGCCCTGCTCCAATGACTACTACCTTGCTGTGCCGTGGCAGTGTTCTAAGAGCCTTCAAGTCGCCTAGGCCATGGAAACTGTATACACCCTTCAGACTAGACCCTGGTATTGGTGGTTTGAAGGGTTTGCCTCCAGACGCTATGACTAGATTATCATAAGCCTCCTTGACTGTGCCATTACCGGTATCAATATTGACTACGTGATCTATAGTGTCAACACTTGTCACGCGCCCCTTGATCACTCTGACGCCTGCTTCTTCGAGAATCTCTGAAACACCAAGATAGATACTCTCAAGTGGCGCCGAGCTCCCTAATACTTCTGCAAGCCTATGCCGAGTATACGTTGGCCATTCATCAGCCACTATGGTTATACGATTGGCTGGCACTCCTTCGCGGAGGAGATTGAGAGCAGTATATGCCCCGCCTATACCACCGCCAATGATCAAGATACGTGACTCAGTATCTCCACAATGTTCACCTATCGTACCCATAGTCATACCTCCTTGACTTTATGTTTCTCAACAATATCAAGCAGCGTCTTGACCACACGTTTCTCTCTAACGAGGTGCCTGCCAACGGGTGTTTTCACGAAAACTAATGCACCTTTACTACATGCTTTAACGCACTCTGGGTCACCACCACATAGATCACATTTAATTAATGAGCCATTGCTAGCCTCGATTATTGCGCCAAAGGGGCATACTGCCAAGCATGCCTTACAGCTAGTACAAAGAGATCTATCAAGAACAACCGCACCAGTAGACTCATCGATTCTTATTGCATTAAACTCGCATACCTCAGCACAAGGTGCTGGATGGCAGTGTCTGCACACAACTACATTAACTCTGATGCCCCCTTCTGTTCGAATTCTTATGGCAGACAAACTATAGTCAAGAATACCTGTTTTCGCGAGAGAACAAGCATAAACACAGTCGCCACAAGCATCGCACTTGTCCTCAATTACTTCAAGTATATACTTTACCGTATTAACCACCCGCCAATACTTCGCTTGAATAATCATGATCGACTGAGGATATACAATAATAAAAAGAAAAGAAAATGACGACTATAGTGGAAAGACACGCCATTATATGTTTAGCTTCTTTCTCTCTTCCCATATCTTGTAGATTGTTTTCACAGCTTCTTCTGCTTCTGATGTTTTATCGCTCCGTGGCTCAAGCGTTATCCTGCTGTATACGTCGTATACTGTGCTAGCAACTTTTGACTCCTTGAGTTTTCTTAAGACAATATTCTCGGGTCCATATATGATTGCGTCGTGTGGGCATACTTTGACGCACTCTGGGTCGCCGCCGCATAGATCGCACTTGATGGGCATTCCATCCTTGTTTAGAGTTATTGCGCCGAACGGGCATGCGTATACACATTCTTTGCATCCAATGCATTTATTGTAGTCTATTAGGTAGGCACCGATTTTCTCGTCGTAACGTATAGCGTTTACCGGGCATACTCTGGCGCATGGAGCGTCTTTGCATTGTAGACAGAAGACTGGTATTGATACTGGTTTCTCCGGTCCTGTTATGATCGTTATTCTCGATAGGGTTGTCGTGAAGACTTTTTCGTGTACTAGAGAGCAAGCGAGTTCACAGAGGTGGCAGCCGGTACATTTCTCGTAGTTTACGGCGAGAATGTACCTGACCATATGTATCACCTCCCGCTCGGGTACTTGTCTAGAGGCCAGAGCTTTGGTCCATCCCATTCGGGGAACTCTTTTCCTTCTATTTCGTCGGCGACAAAGCCTATGCCTAGTCTCTCTAGGGTTTCTCTCTTCGGATACGCTGTCTCTGGATCACATCCTCTTCTCTTCAGATACTCTTCGACCATCTGCCAATGCTTCCTTAGTTCTTCTTGTCCCTGTGGAGTATTCTTTATCTCTGGAGGTAATGGTACTGCGTAGTGTTTCTTCTTAATACCCTGCTTTATGTTGAAAGCCATCTCAATCAAGTAGATCCTGTCCGCGATCTCTTCTATGTCCTTCTCGGTGAACTTTATGCCAGTAGCCGCTGTAAGGAGTCTTGCGACACCTCCCCATAATGGGTACTTCCAGACGAGTGGTACTGCTTGTGGCCACGAGTTTATGGAGCCTTTACATCTCCCTATCGAGTCAGCGATAACGCATGCACGCTCACTAACTATCAGTGCTCCAACAGGATCCTTCCTATAGTCAGGCAGACCGTTCTCGAGAAGCTTTAGTGGGAGCTCGGGATCCATGTTTCTGTCGTTCTCCCAGTAAGCCCAGGACCTGCCTCTCAAGTGGTCGGCTCCTCTAGTCGATGTAGCGTGTGCTAGCGTGAAGATCCCGTTCATGAAGTCTACGTGGTACCAGCCTCTACTCAAGCCCTTTACGTCGTAGCAGTACTCCAATGCTTTCTCGCCTATTAGTTTAGCAAAGTTCCTGTATCCTTCAGCTAGCTTATTGCCGAACCCTTCCCTGTAGGCGATCATACGTATGAGCTCTATCTGTGTCTCGGCATCACCCCATTTAAGTGGTATACCGCCTGTATCCTCGTCAGTGATGATTCCTTTCTCGTAAAGGAACTTTGCTAGTGCTAGTGTATCGCCGAGTGTTATAACATCCATTCCATACTCGTCGGCCATGTGCTCCATTTTTAGCACTGCTTCTGGGTCGAGGATACAGTTGTTTAATCCCAGCGCGTATATGGATTCGAACTCGCTGGAGACACCGTACTCGCCTGTACTCGGTATCTTGTATACATCCTTACATGCTATAGGGCAGCTGAAGCATTGTGTTCTCCCAACCTCGTACCTTGCCAGGGATTGTGGGCTAAGCTCCTTTGGCAGCTCGTCGGGCCCAAGGTATTTCTCAAAGTACTTCCATCCAGGATACCAGTTCAGGAGACCGTAGTGTGTTCCTATGGTTGAGTATACTTTCTTCACGAACTCGTTTTTCTTGAAGTACTCTTCATCCTCCTTGGCAAGCTCATAGAATGTCTCTGGATCAGCTACCTCAACACCCTTGGTGCCTCTAACAGCTATTGCCTTAAGGTTCTTTGAACCCCATACTGCTCCAGTGCCCCTAGCTGCAGAATGATACTTGTCAACCATTGTCGTTGCAAACCTAACCAAGTGCTCGCCCGCTGGACCAATCCCTGCAACCGCTATATCGTCCCCATGCTCGTCGCGGAGCGCATCAACCATCTCGCTTGTAGTCATACCCCATAGGCTTGATGCATCTCTTATCTCAACGTTATCGTCCTCGATCCATATGTACTTCGGCTTGCTCGCCCTCCCAACTACCACGATCTGGTCGTATCCTGCATGCTTTAGTATTGCGGAGAAGTCGCCACCAGCATTACCGTCTCCAAGGATTCCCGAGAGCGGTGAGAGAGCACTTACATGCAGCCTACTAGTCATTGGAAGCACTGTACCGGCTAAGACGCCGTTGGCGAGACACAGAACGTTCTCGGGCCCCAGGGGATCTATGCCCGGCTTCACCATTTTGAATAGCATGTAGGAGTTAAGCCCTCTACCCCCTAGGAAGGTTTTCGCGATAGCGGGATCAAGAGGTTTCTTAATGATCTTTTCTCTGCTTAAGTCCACAATAAGAACTGTTCCTCCCCAGCCATAGACTTTCTCGCCCAAAACTAGCCACCCAATCCCTACAGTCTTTCCCGGAAACTAGGGTGTTAAGGCTCAACAGTTTTGAATTTTACCCATCTCGTCAAACAATATTATTGGACCCTACTGTAGTGTCTAAAAGAATCACTCTAGGTACATAGGATCTGCATACAGAATAGTCAATAGAGTAGCATTACTGTCCTAGTATTCTTAGTAGTAAAATAAGTTATTTTGACATTGAGGAAATCAATTACAAAGACTACACATGAATGTACATACATGTTTACAATACTTACTAATATGCTCCAAAACCAATATTATTAACGTGATAGCAATGTCTTCTACTAATAGATACACAGGTTTTACAATAATAGCTATCACGATCCTAGTCACAATTGGCGCCATGAATATTATTGAATCCCTAACAAACCTTAGAAGAACCCAATTAATACCAATGACCGATGAAGCTTCATTCTATCTAACCATTCTTGTCGTAGGAATAATGCTTGTCATAGGAGGGATCGTGTATATATACAGGAAGAACATTGGAGCCGTAATTGCAACAATTGGTACCGTACTAAACCTATACATCCTAGCCATAAGACCTTTCATAAAGCCGCCTTTCACAAGCTTCTACACAATATTCGCACTCACATTAACACCACTACATATACTTGCACTACTATTATTGGCAGTGGATATGTATCTACTGCAAAAAAGAAGAGAAAAAATAATGAAATAATGTCAGCTCAAGGAAGCTGCTTCAGGTAAAGTGTTTTCTCCAAACAGCTTAGTCACCATTAAGGCTGTTGAAGAAGTCAGCCATAGCCCTACTATTCCTGCAGGTACTAGCATGACTACTATACCAAAAATTTTCATGTTTACTACAATTAGAGTAAATATGGAGGAGCAAATAATTGTAATGATCAAGAATAATAACGTGTACTTGAAGTACTCGCTAGTTACAGCAAATGACATTGATGCCTTTAACGCATTAGTTATATCCTTGTCTTTAGCGACGATAATAAATGGCGTAGCGTAGAGAAAATACGATAACACCAAGGTCACGCTTACTAGCATCACTGCAGCTATGGGATTCCCGTACACCAGGAATACTACAAACACTATGACAACAAAGTAGAACAACAAATTATAAGCAATGACATCAACAACTCTATTCCATCCTGCAACACCATTTAGCCCAATACCTTTCTCGAAAAGATACCTCAAGTAGATAAACGATACAATACCATAGACTATTGTAAATAGTAAGCCGATCACTATCATCAATACTATTGTAGACTCCGTGACACTATACGATATACCAGCTATTTCTACATAAACGGCTTGCCCACCAATATTTGGGAGAGACACAAGATCCCATAGATCAATAACTTCTTCTGGGAGAAGCGCTTTAAAACCAACATGAAAACCATTGAAGCTCAGCACCCGTGATATACTATTAAAGTCGATAACACTATACAGTATGTTGACCAATATTAATGGAAATACCTTGCCTGCAACATTAACTCCTCTAGAAAAACACTCTACCACATTCATACACATCATCTCAAGCATTCATGCTATTTTAAACTAGGTATGCACAAGCTATATTAGATAATTTCTCTAAGGATTAAGTATCAGTAAGTAATCTTGTTCAAAGATAACTATAAATAATACAATAATGTAAAAACCAGTAAAGTGTAACTCTACATTACCACATTTATTTCTTGGAAAACATAAAAGGTCTCGTATATTTGTCCTAGGTGGCTACAATGTCTTGGTTTGACCTATGTATCTACAAGGGGACGATTGCCCGCGGCGCTGAATGTAATGAAACAGATAAGTCAGCTGTATGGCTACATTCCGTCCATAAGCCCAAATGGTGCTCTAAATCATTCTTTTACATTGTCTCCGGTAATGTGCTGAGAGCAGGTTTCCCTATAGCTGTAATGGGGCGTTTACATAGCCTCTGTATTGAGGTTAGCGAGGACTCGTTGAAGACTTATGGGTCGAGGGAAGTCGAGAAACTCATATATGAGTCTATGAGTGATGTAGTGAAGTCTAAAGAAATCACTCCCCGGAAATGCCTTAAATCACTTTTTTCAACACTGATAGGACATTATCATAAGGAGTTAGCTGATCTAGATCATTCTATTGAGATCAGTATTAATAAAATCATTGAGGGAGAGTGTACCCTAGCTAGTCTGTATCGCTTATATAACAAGTCAATTAAACTCCACAGAGGAGTCCACGGCCTCCTTTACGGCTTGCAAAGACTCAGTAGAACGTATGAAGAGCTTGAATCGCTTGCCGCTGATACTCTCATGCTCGAGAACATATATAGCTCAACAATAGATAGGATCACGAAGGCTTTTAACTTATACTACACTGTGACAAGCGAGAAAACATCCAATCTAATAACTAAGCTAACCATCATATCAGCTATATTCCTCCCACTAACACTCATAGCCGGGATATACGGTATGAACTTCAAGTACATGCCAGAACTATACCATCCACTCTCATACCCAATAGTATTGATAGCAATGGCTACAATAGCTGTAAGCGAACTAATATACTTCAAGAAAAAGAAGTGGATATAAAACTGATATCAGCCAACATATTTTCATGGGGAAAGCACTGTATTTACAATTCTCATCTAGTATTTAGTATTGCGAATACCATGCTTTATTCGGGTGATATATGGATCTTGTTTAAAAACTACGAGGGCTTATCTAAATTACTAGTACTAGAGAAATATTGAGATCACGTGTATTAATGGCAGCAGAATGGTGGATTATTTATGGGTTTTACATTATTCACTGGCATCATAGGCTTCTTTGTCAGTTTCCTTGTCACATTTATTGGTGTTAGCTGGTGGATTAACGTAGGCTCGAAACTCGGGTTCATGAGCCGTGACATGAATAAGCCTGGTGAAGTCTATGCTGTTAACGCTGGCGGTGTATGGGTTAGTGTTGGAGCGAGTTTCGGGGTTCTCACGATCATAGCTTTCCACAGACATGTTTTCAACGAGGATTTCTACTTAGCAGAATACATGGCTTTATCCCTCTTGTTGTTCATGGCTAGTTTTCTCGGGTTCCTAGACGATATACTTGGGTGGAAGAAGGGTCTACGGGTATGGCAGAGAGTAATCTTCATGGCTCCACTAGCACTCCCCCTCGTGGTCATCAAAGCTGGTGTAACAACTGTAGCCATACCGTTCCTTGGCAGAGTAGACCTTGGTCTCCTGTACCCATTGGTCCTCGTGCCAATAGGTGTCTTGGGTGCCTCGAATGCCTATAATATGCTTGCCGGATACAATGGCTTGGAGGCAACACTAGGGATCATACTGTTCTCCTCAGCAGCCATCTACGCCTACATGAAGGGCATTACTGTAGCCGTATCCGTGTCACTAGTAATGCTTGCTGCACTCATAGCATTCCTTCTGTACAATAAGTACCCGGCTAAAGTATTCCCCGGCAACAGCATGACCTACGGTGTGGGAGCATACTATGCTAGCACAGTAATACTTGGTAACTTCGAGAAATTCGGAGTATTCCTCTTCACACTATACTTCATAGAATTCCTACTCTTCATCCGCGGCCTCAAAAACCACGTGTATAAGGAGAATTTCGGGAAACCACGTCCAGACGGGACACT contains:
- a CDS encoding magnesium transporter, translated to MSWFDLCIYKGTIARGAECNETDKSAVWLHSVHKPKWCSKSFFYIVSGNVLRAGFPIAVMGRLHSLCIEVSEDSLKTYGSREVEKLIYESMSDVVKSKEITPRKCLKSLFSTLIGHYHKELADLDHSIEISINKIIEGECTLASLYRLYNKSIKLHRGVHGLLYGLQRLSRTYEELESLAADTLMLENIYSSTIDRITKAFNLYYTVTSEKTSNLITKLTIISAIFLPLTLIAGIYGMNFKYMPELYHPLSYPIVLIAMATIAVSELIYFKKKKWI
- a CDS encoding aldehyde ferredoxin oxidoreductase family protein, whose translation is MGEKVYGWGGTVLIVDLSREKIIKKPLDPAIAKTFLGGRGLNSYMLFKMVKPGIDPLGPENVLCLANGVLAGTVLPMTSRLHVSALSPLSGILGDGNAGGDFSAILKHAGYDQIVVVGRASKPKYIWIEDDNVEIRDASSLWGMTTSEMVDALRDEHGDDIAVAGIGPAGEHLVRFATTMVDKYHSAARGTGAVWGSKNLKAIAVRGTKGVEVADPETFYELAKEDEEYFKKNEFVKKVYSTIGTHYGLLNWYPGWKYFEKYLGPDELPKELSPQSLARYEVGRTQCFSCPIACKDVYKIPSTGEYGVSSEFESIYALGLNNCILDPEAVLKMEHMADEYGMDVITLGDTLALAKFLYEKGIITDEDTGGIPLKWGDAETQIELIRMIAYREGFGNKLAEGYRNFAKLIGEKALEYCYDVKGLSRGWYHVDFMNGIFTLAHATSTRGADHLRGRSWAYWENDRNMDPELPLKLLENGLPDYRKDPVGALIVSERACVIADSIGRCKGSINSWPQAVPLVWKYPLWGGVARLLTAATGIKFTEKDIEEIADRIYLIEMAFNIKQGIKKKHYAVPLPPEIKNTPQGQEELRKHWQMVEEYLKRRGCDPETAYPKRETLERLGIGFVADEIEGKEFPEWDGPKLWPLDKYPSGR
- a CDS encoding 4Fe-4S dicluster domain-containing protein gives rise to the protein MIIQAKYWRVVNTVKYILEVIEDKCDACGDCVYACSLAKTGILDYSLSAIRIRTEGGIRVNVVVCRHCHPAPCAEVCEFNAIRIDESTGAVVLDRSLCTSCKACLAVCPFGAIIEASNGSLIKCDLCGGDPECVKACSKGALVFVKTPVGRHLVREKRVVKTLLDIVEKHKVKEV
- a CDS encoding glycosyl transferase family 4; its protein translation is MGFTLFTGIIGFFVSFLVTFIGVSWWINVGSKLGFMSRDMNKPGEVYAVNAGGVWVSVGASFGVLTIIAFHRHVFNEDFYLAEYMALSLLLFMASFLGFLDDILGWKKGLRVWQRVIFMAPLALPLVVIKAGVTTVAIPFLGRVDLGLLYPLVLVPIGVLGASNAYNMLAGYNGLEATLGIILFSSAAIYAYMKGITVAVSVSLVMLAALIAFLLYNKYPAKVFPGNSMTYGVGAYYASTVILGNFEKFGVFLFTLYFIEFLLFIRGLKNHVYKENFGKPRPDGTLDEPYDKVYSLTHLAIKIQKKIRGKATEKGVVATISIMQLIVAILAFLIAPIV
- a CDS encoding FAD-dependent oxidoreductase, translating into MGTIGEHCGDTESRILIIGGGIGGAYTALNLLREGVPANRITIVADEWPTYTRHRLAEVLGSSAPLESIYLGVSEILEEAGVRVIKGRVTSVDTIDHVVNIDTGNGTVKEAYDNLVIASGGKPFKPPIPGSSLKGVYSFHGLGDLKALRTLPRHSKVVVIGAGLVGLTAAMALNRLGHRVAVVEIMQHVLPQLIDYPLVKPIEEYLSRNGVKLFLGVAAKKILGEHRIRGVLLGNGVFMSADAVVVATGVRPNTEFLRDAGLETLKGALVVDEWGRTTVKDVYAVGDCALSRDYVTGKQIYRPLGFVAAHYARLAAKAITGRDDGEQSVRGVIPTIYERIGLLHVTRIGLSMVEANKLGLSTEIKMLKEGVDSTWEAVVIDSDGRVVGWEHIALDPPRRSKAWCFYTAIRDGEDVSACLNNIA
- a CDS encoding 4Fe-4S dicluster domain-containing protein translates to MVRYILAVNYEKCTGCHLCELACSLVHEKVFTTTLSRITIITGPEKPVSIPVFCLQCKDAPCARVCPVNAIRYDEKIGAYLIDYNKCIGCKECVYACPFGAITLNKDGMPIKCDLCGGDPECVKVCPHDAIIYGPENIVLRKLKESKVASTVYDVYSRITLEPRSDKTSEAEEAVKTIYKIWEERKKLNI